In bacterium, a genomic segment contains:
- a CDS encoding proton-conducting transporter membrane subunit, whose protein sequence is MPFLLGALPLIAILAAPFAGPIAGRLRTHPGWISAIVPSGLLAALAWIAQPTLGGETLRLSLAWFPDLGLRYALALDGLALLFAGLILAVGVLILVYSVAYMHAGPELGRFYAHMLIFMGAMLGVVLADDLIVLYVFWELTSLASFFLIGYKNEDPAARSGATKALVVTVAGGVTMLVGLVMLAQVGGTWQISALLAKAAAIKADPLYPVILALVLTGAFTKSAQVPFQFWLPAAMVAPTPVSTYLHAATMVWAGVYLLARLLPVLGGTALWVAVVTPVGVATMLAGAALALVQTDLKGLLAYSTVGALGLATALLGWGTPAAAAAAMVFVLNHAAFKGTLFLVAGAVEHETGTRVIARLGGLRRAMPVTCGIATLAALSMAGLPPFGGFLSKEAVVEAFLRGPWIAGSWAAGSWVATGAVILSGALSLAYGARYMWIFLGKAPQHRRAKGRADAQPPPPEAVHEPPMLLWMPAGVLALLALLFGLAPGTVERLSALAAAAITGAPQPVALWHGPTLTAATVTTIAVAGGWLLFRLHPLAERLERSVQWLSAGRLYDRLYAATLDGSKLLTGLYLTGRLRDYLVYIMVTAMALVAVGFFRTGIAVPLLTGDHELGPAITVVVAMAAAVAAVRLRLLLGAVLALGAAGYSVSLIYLLLSAPDIAITQAVIETVSLVLFLVAITALGKSDAGHPQARPVSDWLVAIAAGGVSAVMAAMVADVSGLQRISGEFFTHAAQAGGKNVVNLIIVDFRGWDTMGEISVLAIAALGIISLAPWRLGAARRKRRDAQEDVQLTSPILRTIARVLSPAIVAYAILLLSTGHYGPGGGFVAGLMVAAAVVLRSEAFGAIRLSRRWDVLMAVGLALAAGSSAIPLVVGKPLLQHTLLAVGGHRLPSSLIFDLGVLLLVAGSVLSALRSLVEAAEAE, encoded by the coding sequence GTGCCTTTCCTGCTCGGCGCCCTCCCGCTAATCGCCATCCTGGCCGCGCCGTTTGCCGGCCCAATTGCCGGTCGGCTCCGGACGCACCCGGGCTGGATCAGCGCCATTGTCCCCTCTGGCCTGCTCGCGGCGCTCGCCTGGATCGCTCAGCCCACCTTGGGCGGCGAGACACTGCGTCTGTCGCTGGCCTGGTTTCCCGACCTCGGCCTCCGCTATGCTCTGGCGCTCGATGGCCTGGCGCTGCTATTCGCAGGGCTGATCCTGGCCGTCGGGGTGCTGATCCTCGTCTACTCGGTAGCGTACATGCACGCGGGCCCAGAGCTGGGCCGGTTCTACGCCCACATGCTGATCTTCATGGGCGCGATGTTGGGGGTCGTGCTTGCCGACGACCTCATCGTCCTCTACGTCTTCTGGGAGTTAACCAGCCTGGCCTCGTTCTTTCTGATCGGCTACAAGAACGAGGATCCGGCCGCGCGCTCCGGCGCGACCAAGGCGCTGGTCGTCACCGTGGCCGGCGGCGTTACGATGCTGGTCGGCCTGGTGATGCTGGCGCAGGTCGGTGGTACCTGGCAGATAAGCGCGCTGCTGGCCAAGGCCGCCGCCATCAAGGCAGATCCGCTCTACCCGGTAATCCTCGCGCTGGTGCTGACCGGCGCGTTCACCAAGTCGGCGCAGGTGCCGTTCCAGTTCTGGTTACCCGCCGCGATGGTGGCTCCCACGCCGGTCTCGACCTACCTGCACGCCGCCACCATGGTGTGGGCCGGAGTGTACCTGCTGGCGCGCCTGCTGCCCGTGCTGGGCGGCACGGCGCTGTGGGTGGCCGTGGTCACGCCCGTCGGAGTGGCGACGATGCTCGCAGGCGCGGCTCTGGCGCTGGTGCAGACCGACCTGAAGGGCCTGCTCGCCTACTCCACCGTCGGCGCGCTGGGACTGGCCACCGCGCTGCTCGGATGGGGCACGCCCGCCGCCGCGGCCGCGGCCATGGTCTTTGTCCTGAACCACGCGGCGTTCAAGGGCACGCTCTTCCTGGTCGCCGGAGCCGTCGAGCACGAGACCGGCACGCGGGTGATTGCCCGACTGGGCGGACTGCGCCGGGCGATGCCGGTCACGTGCGGCATCGCGACGCTGGCAGCGCTCTCCATGGCCGGCCTGCCTCCCTTCGGAGGGTTCCTCAGCAAGGAGGCGGTCGTAGAAGCCTTCCTGCGCGGTCCTTGGATCGCGGGTTCCTGGGCCGCGGGTTCCTGGGTCGCGACCGGCGCCGTGATCCTTTCCGGAGCACTCTCGCTGGCGTACGGGGCCCGGTACATGTGGATCTTCCTGGGCAAAGCGCCCCAGCATCGCCGCGCAAAGGGCCGCGCCGACGCGCAGCCACCTCCGCCTGAGGCCGTGCACGAGCCTCCGATGCTGCTGTGGATGCCTGCCGGCGTCCTGGCGCTGCTGGCGCTTCTGTTCGGACTGGCCCCGGGCACGGTCGAGCGCCTCTCAGCCCTTGCCGCCGCGGCGATCACCGGAGCGCCGCAGCCCGTGGCCCTCTGGCACGGTCCGACCCTTACCGCGGCCACGGTCACGACCATTGCGGTGGCCGGCGGATGGCTGCTCTTTAGGTTGCATCCCCTGGCGGAACGCCTGGAGCGGAGCGTGCAGTGGCTGAGCGCCGGGCGCCTCTACGACCGGCTCTACGCCGCCACCCTCGATGGCTCGAAGCTCCTGACAGGACTGTACCTCACCGGCCGCCTCCGCGACTACCTTGTCTACATCATGGTCACGGCCATGGCGCTTGTGGCCGTCGGGTTCTTCCGCACCGGGATCGCGGTACCCCTACTCACCGGGGACCACGAACTGGGGCCTGCGATCACCGTGGTCGTGGCCATGGCCGCTGCGGTCGCGGCCGTGCGCCTGCGGCTGCTGCTGGGGGCCGTGCTGGCGCTGGGCGCGGCAGGGTACTCGGTCAGCCTAATCTACCTGCTGCTCAGCGCGCCGGACATCGCCATCACCCAGGCGGTGATAGAGACGGTTTCGCTCGTGCTCTTCCTGGTGGCGATTACTGCGCTGGGCAAAAGCGACGCCGGCCATCCCCAGGCCCGCCCCGTATCCGATTGGCTGGTGGCGATCGCAGCCGGTGGGGTCAGCGCGGTGATGGCGGCGATGGTTGCCGACGTGTCCGGCCTACAGCGCATATCCGGTGAGTTCTTCACGCACGCCGCCCAGGCCGGCGGCAAGAACGTCGTAAACCTGATCATCGTGGACTTCCGGGGCTGGGACACGATGGGCGAGATCAGCGTGCTGGCCATCGCCGCGCTCGGGATCATCTCTCTGGCGCCATGGCGGCTGGGTGCGGCACGCCGGAAGCGGCGTGACGCGCAGGAAGACGTGCAGCTCACCTCGCCGATCCTGCGCACCATCGCGCGCGTCCTTTCGCCGGCAATCGTGGCTTACGCGATACTGCTGTTGTCCACCGGTCACTACGGACCGGGCGGAGGGTTCGTCGCCGGACTGATGGTCGCCGCCGCGGTTGTCCTGCGCTCGGAGGCCTTCGGCGCCATCCGGCTGTCCCGCCGCTGGGACGTCCTCATGGCCGTTGGACTGGCACTGGCCGCGGGCTCGTCGGCCATCCCCCTGGTGGTTGGCAAGCCACTGCTGCAGCACACGCTGCTGGCTGTCGGCGGACACCGACTGCCCTCTTCGCTGATCTTCGATCTAGGGGTGCTCCTGCTGGTGGCCGGCTCGGTGCTCTCTGCGCTGCGCTCGCTGGTGGAAGCGGCGGAGGCAGAATAG
- a CDS encoding iron ABC transporter permease: protein MAALNPPWSSALHPHMRRLWRAITTPRILLSLVLCALLIYLVGVPLLRIAWATITWHPEDARVARGFEEGAFTLFHWKRTFLGTVSNELVYRPFLNTVVTSAGATLMALLIGCPLAWLLTRTDLPGRRLLGGLITIPFILPSWTIALAWLVVFRNSRLGGAGGLFEYMTGVATPNWLAYGPVPIIIAMGLHYYAFTFILVSGALASVDSHLEESGEILGANRWKILKKITLPLVLPAILSAFILTFSRSLGTFGTPIFLGRPVGYYTLATTLYNNLRMGFKASAYILAVVLVVLSALTIYGNQRLIGTRKSFVTISGRGLRVRLTPLRGWRYPLLILVLAFVLVCVLVPLLLLVWQSLMLEENNYSLGNLSLHYWISEGGNRRYAEGEAGLLRSWLVLGAAKNSIALSVITAGLVGLLGLLLGYAIVKGRGTRLSRALEQISFLPYLVPSIAFGAVYIAMFASPLGPIPALYGTFALLVLVCVAKNLPFSSRTGVSSMLQVGQELEEAAVMSGASWTARFRRIIVPLTLSGFVAGFLLTFISTIRDLSLIILLVTPSTRVLPSLIFRYNEQGFTQFANGIVIILVALSLAGQWLIRRIGKKEATQ from the coding sequence ATGGCCGCGCTGAATCCTCCCTGGTCGTCCGCGCTGCATCCGCACATGCGCCGCCTCTGGCGTGCGATCACGACGCCCAGGATTCTGCTCTCGCTCGTCCTCTGCGCCTTGCTCATCTACCTGGTGGGGGTTCCCCTCCTGCGGATCGCGTGGGCGACAATCACCTGGCACCCTGAGGACGCGCGGGTGGCCAGGGGGTTCGAGGAAGGCGCGTTCACCCTGTTCCACTGGAAGCGCACCTTCCTGGGCACGGTCAGCAACGAGCTGGTCTACAGGCCTTTTCTCAACACCGTTGTCACCTCCGCGGGCGCGACCCTCATGGCCCTGCTGATCGGGTGCCCGCTCGCCTGGCTCCTGACCCGCACCGATCTGCCGGGGCGCCGTCTGCTCGGCGGCCTGATCACGATCCCATTCATCCTGCCCTCGTGGACCATAGCGCTGGCCTGGCTGGTCGTCTTCAGGAACTCCCGGCTGGGCGGAGCAGGTGGCCTGTTCGAGTATATGACCGGCGTCGCCACCCCCAACTGGCTGGCATATGGGCCGGTCCCCATCATCATCGCTATGGGACTGCACTACTACGCCTTCACCTTCATCCTGGTGTCGGGCGCGCTGGCCTCGGTTGACAGCCATCTCGAGGAGTCAGGGGAGATCCTCGGGGCGAACCGATGGAAGATCCTAAAGAAGATCACACTCCCCCTGGTCCTTCCGGCCATACTTTCGGCCTTCATCCTGACTTTCTCACGGTCACTGGGGACGTTCGGCACGCCGATCTTCCTGGGCAGGCCGGTGGGGTACTACACGCTCGCCACCACCCTCTACAACAACCTCAGGATGGGCTTCAAGGCCTCCGCCTACATCCTGGCCGTAGTGCTGGTTGTGTTGTCCGCGCTGACGATCTATGGCAACCAGCGCCTCATCGGCACGCGCAAGAGCTTCGTCACGATCTCAGGTAGGGGCCTGCGGGTGCGCCTGACACCGCTGCGCGGCTGGCGGTACCCGTTGCTGATCCTGGTATTGGCGTTCGTCCTGGTCTGCGTGCTGGTTCCCCTCCTGCTCCTGGTCTGGCAGTCGCTCATGCTCGAGGAGAACAACTACAGTTTGGGCAATCTGTCGCTGCACTATTGGATCTCCGAGGGCGGAAACCGCCGCTACGCCGAGGGGGAAGCAGGACTGCTGCGAAGCTGGCTTGTGCTTGGAGCCGCGAAGAACAGCATCGCGCTGTCGGTAATCACAGCGGGATTGGTGGGCCTGCTAGGCCTGCTCCTGGGGTACGCCATCGTGAAAGGGCGCGGTACGCGGCTGTCGCGCGCGCTGGAACAGATATCGTTCCTGCCATATCTCGTTCCCAGCATCGCGTTCGGGGCGGTCTACATAGCCATGTTCGCCTCGCCGCTCGGTCCGATCCCGGCGCTCTACGGCACCTTTGCGTTGCTGGTGCTGGTCTGCGTCGCCAAGAACCTGCCCTTCTCGTCGCGGACAGGGGTCTCTTCCATGCTCCAGGTGGGCCAGGAGCTCGAGGAAGCCGCGGTTATGTCCGGCGCCTCCTGGACCGCCCGGTTCCGGCGCATCATCGTTCCCCTGACACTGAGCGGATTCGTGGCAGGGTTCCTGCTGACGTTCATAAGCACAATCCGCGATCTATCGCTCATCATTCTGCTGGTGACGCCGTCCACCCGGGTGCTGCCCAGTCTGATCTTCCGCTACAATGAGCAGGGCTTCACCCAGTTTGCCAACGGCATCGTGATAATCCTCGTCGCCCTGAGTCTGGCAGGTCAGTGGTTGATCCGGAGAATCGGAAAGAAGGAGGCAACCCAATGA
- a CDS encoding monovalent cation/H+ antiporter complex subunit F has product MTAVTVALAMLVVAMALCLLRLVRGPHLGDRVVAGDTIATILIILVAVLGMRAGTRLYADVAAVVAILGFIGTVAAARYVRGRPPIA; this is encoded by the coding sequence ATGACGGCCGTCACGGTCGCGCTCGCCATGCTCGTGGTCGCGATGGCTCTGTGCCTGCTGCGCTTGGTACGGGGCCCGCACCTGGGAGACCGCGTGGTGGCCGGCGACACGATCGCCACGATCCTGATCATCCTGGTAGCCGTGCTGGGAATGCGTGCCGGGACGCGGCTGTACGCGGACGTAGCTGCCGTGGTGGCCATCCTGGGCTTCATCGGGACCGTGGCCGCGGCGCGCTACGTGCGGGGGAGGCCTCCCATTGCGTGA
- a CDS encoding MurR/RpiR family transcriptional regulator — protein sequence MESLDRFRQRLEDRFPGLTKSQQRIASYLLDNYDEAAFLPAAAIAERFGVSEATVVRFARAVGFAGYPELRRILQELFRQKASPAARLRRKMDDLKGDQRHLLTKVAEMEVQYLTEMLHGVRPADFDRAVEILLKARSIFVFGMGPSRMLADLAKIRLQRFGIPVRGLTSSGRDVLEELLLLQPGDAVLAAGFLRATPELVAVLAHARSLGCRTVLLTDTLGLAFKHKADVVLAARRGPVSTFHSMTVPMTILNALILAVAVARPKQSLDSVNRLQDLRAAYGLDMLGKGGTIQALE from the coding sequence GTGGAGTCGCTCGATAGGTTCCGGCAGCGGCTGGAAGACCGATTCCCCGGGCTCACCAAGAGCCAGCAGCGCATCGCTTCCTATCTCCTGGACAACTACGACGAGGCGGCGTTCCTCCCCGCCGCCGCCATAGCCGAGCGCTTCGGCGTCAGCGAGGCCACCGTGGTGCGTTTTGCCAGGGCAGTAGGCTTCGCCGGCTACCCCGAACTCCGCCGCATCCTGCAGGAGTTGTTCCGCCAGAAGGCAAGCCCGGCGGCCCGCCTCCGGCGCAAGATGGACGACCTCAAGGGCGACCAGAGGCACCTCCTCACCAAGGTTGCCGAGATGGAAGTGCAGTACCTGACGGAGATGCTCCACGGCGTGCGCCCCGCCGACTTCGACCGCGCGGTGGAGATCCTCTTGAAGGCGCGCAGTATCTTCGTGTTTGGCATGGGCCCCTCGCGCATGCTCGCCGACCTTGCCAAGATCCGCCTCCAGAGGTTCGGCATACCCGTCCGCGGCCTGACCAGCTCGGGCCGGGACGTACTGGAAGAACTCCTGCTGCTTCAGCCGGGTGACGCGGTGCTGGCCGCGGGCTTCCTGCGCGCCACCCCTGAACTTGTGGCGGTGCTCGCCCACGCCCGGTCACTGGGCTGCCGCACCGTGCTCCTGACCGACACCCTGGGGCTGGCCTTCAAGCACAAGGCCGACGTCGTGCTGGCCGCCCGGCGGGGACCGGTCTCAACGTTCCATTCGATGACCGTGCCGATGACAATCCTGAACGCCCTGATTCTGGCCGTGGCCGTGGCCCGCCCCAAGCAGAGCCTGGACAGCGTCAACCGGCTGCAGGATCTGCGTGCCGCGTACGGCCTCGACATGCTGGGAAAGGGTGGGACAATACAGGCCCTGGAGTGA
- a CDS encoding proton-conducting transporter membrane subunit, translating into MTASLIAALPALPIIAPLLTAILLIAGPSRRAQRTLGLAGSLATLAASIALVLLTRGGQVMPIQAGGWAAPYGITLVADMLGALMVLIAALIGLVGLVFTIASGRDDRFVHAGWQFLLTGINWAFLTGDLFNLYVAYEVMLISSYFLLTHGTTQRQAREAFGYVAINLVASMFFLFGVALIYSATGTLNMAHLAERVPLAPAGTVRAASMMLLVAFGTKAAIFPFYFWLPHAYAIPPGGVAAFFGGMLTKVGVYSLFRVFTIVFPSGGPDPLLLWSAAGTMLFGVLGALAQDSVRRILSFHIISQVGYMIMGLALAGQLGIAGGIFYILHHIVVKSGLLLVGGAIEETQGTDRLDRLGGLARTNGVLALAFVVCALSLAGVPPFSGFFAKLLLIRAGLEVGQYGVVAVSIVVSVLTLMSMLKIYTTAFWGPGEPRRAPARLVAPAAALALITIAVGLRPQVLYSLTSTAAAHLTQPARYIGTVLKK; encoded by the coding sequence ATGACCGCTAGCTTGATCGCCGCGCTGCCCGCGCTTCCGATCATCGCCCCGTTGCTTACGGCAATCCTGCTGATCGCAGGACCTTCACGCCGCGCACAGCGCACCCTGGGGCTGGCAGGCAGCCTGGCAACGCTGGCGGCCAGCATCGCGCTGGTCCTGCTGACCCGCGGCGGGCAGGTGATGCCCATCCAGGCCGGAGGTTGGGCCGCGCCCTACGGCATCACCCTGGTGGCCGACATGCTCGGCGCGCTGATGGTGCTGATCGCGGCGCTGATCGGCCTGGTCGGGCTCGTCTTCACAATCGCATCCGGGCGCGACGACCGCTTCGTACACGCCGGATGGCAGTTCCTGCTCACCGGCATCAACTGGGCGTTCCTGACCGGAGACCTGTTCAACCTTTACGTGGCCTACGAGGTCATGCTGATCTCGTCCTACTTCCTGTTGACCCACGGCACCACGCAGCGGCAGGCGCGCGAGGCGTTCGGCTACGTGGCGATCAACCTGGTGGCCTCGATGTTCTTCCTGTTCGGGGTCGCGCTGATCTACTCGGCCACAGGCACGCTGAACATGGCCCACCTGGCAGAGCGCGTTCCCCTCGCACCCGCCGGTACGGTGCGTGCCGCCTCGATGATGCTGCTGGTGGCGTTTGGCACCAAGGCCGCGATATTCCCCTTCTACTTCTGGCTGCCCCACGCCTATGCCATCCCGCCCGGAGGCGTGGCGGCGTTCTTCGGCGGGATGCTCACCAAGGTGGGAGTCTACTCGCTGTTCCGGGTGTTCACGATCGTCTTCCCGAGCGGCGGCCCGGACCCGCTGCTTCTCTGGTCGGCGGCCGGCACGATGCTGTTCGGCGTCCTGGGCGCCCTTGCCCAGGACAGCGTGAGGCGGATACTGTCGTTCCACATCATCAGCCAGGTCGGGTACATGATCATGGGCCTGGCGCTTGCCGGCCAGCTCGGGATCGCCGGCGGGATCTTCTACATCCTCCACCACATCGTCGTGAAGTCCGGCCTGCTCCTGGTCGGCGGCGCCATCGAGGAGACGCAAGGCACGGACCGGCTCGACCGGCTGGGCGGTCTGGCCCGCACCAACGGCGTGCTCGCGCTGGCCTTCGTGGTGTGCGCGCTCTCGCTCGCCGGAGTGCCGCCGTTCTCGGGCTTCTTCGCCAAGCTGCTGCTCATCCGCGCCGGGCTGGAGGTGGGCCAGTACGGCGTGGTGGCCGTGAGCATCGTCGTCAGCGTCCTAACGCTGATGTCCATGCTAAAGATCTACACCACCGCCTTCTGGGGTCCGGGGGAGCCGCGGCGCGCGCCGGCCCGACTGGTAGCGCCCGCGGCCGCGCTCGCGTTGATCACGATCGCCGTTGGGCTGCGGCCGCAGGTCCTGTACTCGCTCACCTCGACCGCGGCAGCGCACCTGACCCAACCGGCCAGGTACATCGGCACGGTGCTGAAGAAGTAG
- a CDS encoding ABC transporter ATP-binding protein: MRRIELRNVSKRFGKVVAVNDLSLVIEPGSFLTVLGPSGCGKTTVLRMVAGLEDPDCGEILIDGRPIFSHQQGIHVPPSRRGLGLVFQSYALWPHMTVFENVAFGLELARLPAQDISRRVAQALSDLQLAGMEDRYPQEMSGGQQQRVALARMLAPRPGIFLLDEPLSNLDARLRMDMRSELKRLHRDTGATVVYVTHDQIEALTLSTHVAVMKEGVLEQLAPPDVVYRRPATVFVADFIGAPKMNLLPAAVRGRGEAAVLDFGAFTLCYPGPPALERVIAGIRPESIMLYLEPQQGAVEFETYSVLPAGAELIVNARRGDLMLTIRETRPMTIEMDRKVWLSFVPATFNLYDPVTSRLLTDGSGGPAP; the protein is encoded by the coding sequence ATGCGCCGGATCGAACTGCGCAACGTGAGCAAGCGCTTCGGTAAGGTAGTTGCCGTCAACGACCTCAGCCTCGTTATCGAACCAGGGAGCTTCCTCACGGTACTGGGCCCCTCCGGCTGCGGGAAGACCACGGTATTGCGCATGGTGGCCGGCCTCGAGGATCCCGACTGCGGGGAGATACTGATAGACGGCCGCCCCATCTTCTCGCACCAGCAGGGCATCCACGTGCCACCGTCGCGCCGGGGCCTGGGTCTGGTCTTCCAGAGTTACGCGCTCTGGCCCCACATGACCGTTTTCGAGAACGTGGCGTTCGGGCTGGAGCTGGCCCGGCTACCGGCCCAAGATATCAGCCGCCGGGTCGCCCAGGCCCTATCCGACCTGCAGCTTGCCGGGATGGAAGACCGCTACCCGCAGGAGATGAGCGGGGGGCAGCAGCAGCGCGTGGCCCTGGCCAGGATGCTGGCGCCCCGGCCCGGCATATTCCTGCTGGACGAACCCCTCTCGAACCTGGACGCGCGGCTGCGAATGGACATGCGCTCCGAGCTCAAGCGCCTCCACCGGGACACCGGCGCCACGGTCGTATACGTCACGCACGACCAGATCGAGGCGCTGACGCTCTCGACCCACGTGGCGGTCATGAAGGAAGGAGTCCTGGAGCAGTTGGCGCCGCCCGACGTGGTATACCGCAGGCCGGCCACGGTGTTTGTCGCGGACTTCATCGGAGCCCCAAAGATGAACCTGCTTCCGGCAGCCGTACGCGGCCGGGGAGAGGCGGCCGTCCTCGACTTCGGCGCGTTCACCCTATGCTACCCGGGCCCGCCTGCCCTGGAGCGCGTCATCGCCGGCATCCGGCCGGAGAGCATCATGCTCTACTTGGAACCCCAGCAGGGCGCGGTGGAGTTCGAGACATACTCGGTCCTTCCCGCTGGAGCGGAACTGATCGTCAACGCCCGGCGGGGTGATTTGATGCTCACCATCCGCGAGACGCGCCCCATGACGATCGAGATGGACCGCAAGGTCTGGCTCTCGTTTGTCCCGGCCACCTTCAACCTCTACGATCCGGTAACCTCGCGTCTGTTGACCGATGGTTCCGGGGGCCCGGCGCCGTAA
- a CDS encoding NADH-quinone oxidoreductase subunit K, with protein MTTLVALLVGTLVATGFYLLLGKSLVRQIIGLSLLSHAAHITILLSAGLRGGVPVISATRGPMTDPLPQALILTAIVISFGVTAFLLALGYRMHLFGGEEKHGKEKRDDR; from the coding sequence GTGACAACCCTGGTTGCGCTGCTGGTCGGCACCCTGGTCGCCACGGGGTTCTACCTGCTCCTGGGGAAGTCGCTGGTGCGCCAGATCATCGGCCTTTCCCTGCTCTCCCACGCGGCCCATATCACCATTTTGCTATCGGCCGGACTACGCGGCGGTGTGCCGGTTATCAGCGCCACGCGAGGCCCGATGACCGACCCGCTGCCCCAGGCGCTCATCCTGACGGCCATCGTCATCTCGTTCGGCGTGACCGCGTTCCTGCTGGCGCTGGGGTACCGGATGCACCTCTTCGGCGGCGAGGAGAAACACGGCAAGGAGAAGCGCGATGACCGCTAG
- a CDS encoding Na+/H+ antiporter subunit E, whose translation MAPFRRLRSGLTWLVTFVYQNVMANLAVAGLVVLRPRLKIRSGIVQVPLDLKTDAGITMLAHSITLIPGTMTVDVAGDRSYLLVHVLAMDDPAATVDEIKRTLERPIRGLLE comes from the coding sequence ATGGCGCCGTTTAGGCGGCTCAGGTCTGGGCTCACCTGGCTGGTGACGTTCGTCTACCAGAACGTCATGGCGAACCTGGCGGTCGCCGGCCTGGTAGTGCTGCGGCCGCGGCTCAAGATTCGATCCGGCATCGTGCAGGTGCCGCTGGACCTCAAGACCGACGCGGGCATCACCATGCTGGCGCACTCGATCACGCTCATACCGGGTACGATGACCGTGGACGTCGCCGGGGACAGATCCTATCTGCTCGTTCACGTGCTGGCCATGGACGACCCGGCGGCCACGGTGGACGAGATCAAGCGCACGCTGGAGAGACCGATCCGGGGGTTGCTGGAATGA
- a CDS encoding ABC transporter substrate-binding protein has product MIRQVSSLTCALTIGVLAVALAGTTPSLGAPAMSEAQQKWLLEAKLGPHSPATHDWAAIEAAARKEGKVVVYSSSSRIPAAAKSFEAAYPGIKVEAFDMGTVEVISKVKEEVRARVRTGDVFFAGDPPTVIFEMVPRRMLWNFVPSELVGLIPKELREPLLVQRLGTRVVIYNSEVYKTPPITSWWDLTKPQWKGKVQIKDIFESGENLSMMATFVKHADHFASSYKDAFGKEIVLDKDCPNAAFQWIRNFLKNDPVFAGSDGDATRAVGTRGQKDPPLATVDYAKYRDVMAGRFVFEPALDIKPVGAVFYQTYLGIIDQAPHPNAAKLMIRWLMGDSRGGKGYEPFFVPGDYPVRTGMLEFPRGAVPMAVLKNKAWTIDPMYAYEHGAKILDFWVANQRRR; this is encoded by the coding sequence ATGATCAGGCAGGTTTCTTCCCTGACGTGCGCTCTGACCATCGGCGTCCTCGCCGTTGCGCTGGCGGGGACCACGCCGTCCCTGGGCGCGCCGGCGATGTCCGAGGCCCAGCAGAAATGGCTCCTGGAAGCCAAACTGGGTCCCCACTCACCGGCGACGCACGACTGGGCCGCGATCGAGGCGGCGGCCAGGAAAGAGGGTAAAGTCGTCGTCTACTCGTCGTCCTCGCGCATCCCGGCGGCCGCCAAGAGCTTCGAGGCCGCCTATCCCGGCATCAAGGTCGAGGCCTTCGACATGGGCACCGTAGAGGTGATCAGCAAGGTCAAAGAGGAAGTCCGTGCGCGCGTCCGTACCGGCGACGTGTTCTTCGCCGGCGATCCGCCCACGGTGATCTTCGAGATGGTTCCCAGGCGGATGCTCTGGAACTTCGTCCCGAGCGAGCTGGTGGGGCTGATCCCAAAGGAGCTCCGTGAGCCGCTGCTCGTACAGCGCCTGGGCACGCGGGTGGTCATCTACAACTCTGAAGTGTACAAGACGCCTCCGATCACGAGCTGGTGGGACCTGACCAAGCCCCAGTGGAAGGGCAAGGTGCAGATCAAGGACATCTTCGAGTCCGGCGAAAACCTGAGCATGATGGCCACCTTCGTCAAGCATGCCGATCACTTCGCGAGCTCCTACAAGGATGCGTTCGGCAAGGAGATCGTCCTCGACAAGGACTGCCCGAATGCCGCCTTCCAGTGGATCAGGAATTTTCTCAAGAACGATCCGGTCTTCGCCGGCAGCGACGGCGACGCGACCAGGGCCGTGGGCACGCGGGGGCAGAAGGACCCGCCCCTGGCCACGGTTGACTATGCTAAGTACCGCGACGTGATGGCCGGGAGGTTCGTCTTCGAGCCCGCGCTGGACATCAAGCCCGTCGGGGCGGTCTTCTACCAGACCTACCTGGGCATCATTGACCAGGCACCTCACCCCAACGCCGCCAAGCTCATGATCCGGTGGTTGATGGGCGACAGCCGGGGCGGAAAGGGCTATGAGCCGTTCTTCGTGCCCGGAGACTACCCGGTGCGCACAGGCATGCTGGAGTTCCCCCGTGGGGCGGTGCCCATGGCCGTGCTGAAGAACAAGGCCTGGACCATTGACCCCATGTACGCCTACGAGCACGGGGCGAAGATCCTGGACTTCTGGGTCGCGAACCAGCGGAGAAGATAG
- the mnhG gene encoding monovalent cation/H(+) antiporter subunit G, whose amino-acid sequence MRDTVIAGLLLAGSSLALIAALGLHRFGDAYARLHAATKATTLGLALVLTSAILAHGTDGREIVTLLFVMLTAPVGAHMLSKAMYETGYRPWEADGRAPARRRRR is encoded by the coding sequence TTGCGTGACACCGTGATCGCCGGGCTGCTGCTGGCGGGATCGAGTCTCGCGCTGATCGCCGCGCTGGGACTGCACCGTTTCGGTGACGCCTACGCGCGCCTGCACGCGGCCACGAAGGCGACCACACTGGGGCTGGCGCTGGTGCTGACCTCGGCGATTCTGGCGCACGGGACCGACGGAAGGGAGATCGTTACGTTGCTCTTCGTGATGCTCACCGCTCCGGTGGGGGCGCACATGCTCTCGAAGGCGATGTACGAAACCGGGTACCGGCCGTGGGAAGCGGACGGCCGGGCTCCCGCCCGGCGGCGGCGCCGCTGA